The following proteins are encoded in a genomic region of Arachis ipaensis cultivar K30076 chromosome B02, Araip1.1, whole genome shotgun sequence:
- the LOC107624465 gene encoding protein CURVATURE THYLAKOID 1B, chloroplastic has translation MASTSSSTLTISSSSTIFDGKALRNSATSPQCVSLPTLPPPTLQAQIRQWKPNAYCRKIARNVMAMATGEAPSEIATTETPEIVKTVQEAWDKVEDKYAVSSLGVAALIALVGSTGLVSAIDKLPLIPGILEVVGIGYTGILFRVKIFKPDREALVRKIKETYEEITGSN, from the exons ATGGCATCAACCTCTTCCTCAACTCTTACAATATCATCTTCTTCCACCATTTTTGATGGCAAAGCTCTAAGGAATTCAGCAACTTCACCACAATGTGTGAGCCTTCCAACTCTCCCTCCTCCAACTTTGCAAGCTCAAATTCGCCAATGGAAGCCCAATGCTTATT GCCGCAAGATTGCTAGGAATGTTATGGCAATGGCCACAGGAGAGGCACCATCAGAAATTGCCACTACTGAAACTCCAGAAATTGTTAAGACTGTTCAAGAAGCT TGGGATAAAGTTGAAGACAAGTATGCAGTGAGTTCACTAGGGGTAGCTGCTTTGATTGCATTGGTTGGCTCCACTGGTTTGGTCTCA GCAATTGATAAGCTTCCTTTGATCCCTGGGATTTTAGAGGTTGTAGGCATTGGTTACACTGGG ATACTTTTTAGAGTGAAAATATTCAAGCCAGATAG GGAGGCATTGGTgaggaaaataaaagaaacatatgAAGAAATAACTGGAAGCAACTAA